From Pungitius pungitius chromosome 9, fPunPun2.1, whole genome shotgun sequence, one genomic window encodes:
- the tmem109 gene encoding voltage-gated monoatomic cation channel TMEM109 encodes MSHRSPRSALLGGLCVLAALLLCVSAEKDSESRYGSIREFRATLAELAGEGRTYLGRLAGEQTVLSVQKAFSQVLAAVAGGLSAGLNVLSQNVSHFLQAAGFHASLPISEVTPDGVVFVAQWVLAAFIGYWLISLVFRLVASTLRRALWLLKVGVALVCFGLILSDHSVGSDTMAARLAALVCVCVLLGVGATKSSDAADQTARLEEQVKMLETRLRELEKRRRT; translated from the exons ATGTCCCACCGCTCGCCTCGGAGCGCGCTCCTCGGTGGACTGTGCGTGCTGGCCGCCCTGTTGCTCTGCGTGTCGGCTGAGAAAGACTCCGAGAGTCGCTACGGTTCCATCCGCGAGTTCCGGGCAACCCTGGCTGAGCTGGCCGGGGAAGGAAGGACCTACCTGGGCAGGCTGGCCGGGGAGCAGACGGTGCTGTCGGTGCAGAAG GCCTTCTCTCAGGTGCTCGCCGCCGTGGCAGGAGGTCTGTCCGCCGGCCTCAACGTGCTCTCCCAGAACGTCTCCCACTTCCTGCAGGCTGCTGGCTTCCACG CGTCCCTTCCCATCAGCGAGGTGACCCCAGACGGGGTGGTCTTCGTTGCCCAGTGGGTCCTGGCGGCTTTCATTGGCTACTGGCTGATCTCCCTCGTCTTCAGATTGGTCGCCTCCACTCTGAGGCGGGCTTTGTGGCTGCTGAAAGTGGGCGTGGCTCTGGTCTGTTTCGGGTTGATCCTCAGCGACCACAGCGTGGGCAGTGACACCATGGCGGCGCGGCTGGCCGCgctggtgtgtgtctgcgtgctgCTGGGCGTCGGCGCCACGAAGAGCTCCGATGCCGCGGACCAGACGGCTCGGCTGGAGGAACAGGTGAAGATGCTGGAGACGCGGCTTCGAGAGCTGGAGAAGCGTAGGAGGACTTAG
- the tmem176 gene encoding transmembrane protein 176, whose translation MAVSISRDLTVQVLEDVNIVKLSDRQQALRAAIQRGEPKSLGVIQVMLGLMVMSYSIPLHCSVKTEVVHLGVPWWSGLTFITAGAVAIVLDKHCTMKILKGCLIASGASILLSVVAVIIYSVDMDRNPALPCGETAEDRSCTEKHYATALSRGLKSVLLLFTVAQSVVSAVVCFLLIRQRRGLQQYACLDQAAPSTPTSVTPPHLN comes from the exons ATGGCGGTGTCAATCTCCAGGGATCTGACTGTACAGGTGTTGGAGGATGTGAATATTGTCAAGCTGAGTGACAGACAGCAGGCTCTACGCGCTGCCATCCAGAGGGGAGAGCCCAAAAGTCTGGGG GTGATTCAGGTAATGCTGGGCCTGATGGTCATGTCCTACTCCATTCCTCTGCACTGCAGTGTCAAAACGGAAGTGGTCCACCTTGGGGTTCCTTGGTGGAGTGGATTAACG TTCATCACAGCGGGAGCGGTGGCCATCGTCCTGGACAAACACTGCACAATGAAGATT CTGAAAGGGTGTCTGATAGCAAGTGGGGCGTCCATCCTGCTCTCGGTGGTGGCTGTGATCATCTACTCGGTGGACATGGACAGAAATCCCGCACTGCCGTGCGGCGAGACAGCAGAGGACAGGTCCTGTACTGAGAAACACTACGCCACG GCGCTGAGCCGAGGGCTGAAGTCGGTGCTCCTTCTCTTCACCGTGGCTCAGAGCGTGGTCTCCGCTGTAGtctgcttcctcctcatccGGCAGAGACGGGGCCTTCAACAGTACGCT TGTCTCGATCAGGCTGCTCCATCAACACCTACgtcagtaacccccccccacctgaacTGA